A single genomic interval of Oncorhynchus mykiss isolate Arlee chromosome 13, USDA_OmykA_1.1, whole genome shotgun sequence harbors:
- the LOC110486881 gene encoding 28S ribosomal protein S7, mitochondrial yields the protein MASTSGLRTTLSKMAASLTGLLKPWTPRVLLVRWSRYNPYYLEPEPRKEVYHIPETELTPEQKEERELKSVRPIKAATNSVTSSVFNDPVLSKFVNMMMKDGDKIIAKGIITQTLENMKRKQVEKYHKAPEGKKAEIECNPYAIFHQALENCKPVIGLASIQKGGKFYQVPIPLTDNRRRFLAMKWMITECRDNKHRRTLMYEKLSQELLAAFSKEGNVVKRKHELHKMAESNRAYAHYRWW from the exons ATGGCATCTACCAGTGGTCTTCGCACCACACTTTCCAAGATGGCTGCCTCCCTCACAGGTTTACTAAAACCTTGGACACCAAG GGTACTCCTGGTGAGATGGAGCAGGTACAACCCTTACTACCTGGAGCCTGAGCCTCGGAAAGAGGTGTACCACATCCCAGAGACTGAGCTCACACCTGagcagaaagaggagagggagctgAAATCTGTCAGGCCCATAAAGGCAGCCACCAACTCTGTTACCAGCTCTGTTTTCAACGACCCTGTGTTGAG CAAGTTTGTCAACATGATGATGAAAGATGGTGACAAGATTATTGCCAAAGGTATCATCACACAG ACATTGGAGAACATGAAGAGAAAACAGGTGGAGAAGTACCACAAAGCCCCCGAGGGAAAGAAGGCAGAGATCGAGTGTAATCCATACGCCATCTTCCACCAGGCTCTGGAGAACTGCAAGCCTGTCATTGGCCTGGCCAGCATTCAGAAAGGGGGCAAGTTCTATCAG GTGCCCATACCTCTGACAGACAACAGACGGCGCTTCCTGGCCATGAAGTGGATGATCACAGAGTGCCGGGACAACAAGCACAGACGCACACTAATGTACGAAAAACTATCCCAGGAACTGCTGGCCGCCTTCTCCAAGGAGGGCAACGTGGTCAAACGGAAACACGAACTGCACAAGATGGCTGAATCCAACAGAGCCTACGCCCACTATCGCTGGTGGTAG